tattttttttattttttttcttttactCTTAAGTTCAATtcatatttctttaattatttGCATGATGAAATCTTCAAAACAATTACAATCTGAGGCAAAGGATTATGTCTATAATCCAAATACttctttgaaaatttatctCAAAGTTTGTGTTTCCATCTTAGATAAAGCTCAAAATTGTTTTCAATCAAATGACTTACAAACAGCTTATATTTACTACTATAGATACTTAGATCTTTTaactaataaattatcaaatcaTTCACAATTGAAATGTGACTCATCTTCAACAGGCGAAAAATATActtcaaatattgaaagaCAAGAATACTTCCAGCTGATTAAATTAGAAGTACCTGCTGTTTTAAAGATTGTCGAAGATCTAACCAAGAAAATTGATTTGGACTACAATAAGTTGCAATTATCACTAGCTAAAAATATTGCTACCCCTGCCGTGACTCTCAATTCAGTTGGTAACACACTTTCTAATCATTCAACCTATATTTCagaagaatttgatgaaaagaaatttaatgaGAACATTTCACATTTCAATGGAAcctataatataaatatgattCAATCTACTGAAAGTCCTAATCAACTTGTGACTGATGACAGGAATTACCCAGAATTACCAACTTtaagtttttaaaaaaaaaatttttttggagACTTCTCCTTCGTTTGCAtatctttttaaatttgttaaCATTTGCTAATCATTAATCACTCATATACGTGTTAACACATAGGGCTTTGTTTGTACCAAAGTTTACTTTGtctaattttatttcattatattatctaatattcaaatgtttcttttttcttttcctaattatttatttt
This DNA window, taken from Henningerozyma blattae CBS 6284 chromosome 3, complete genome, encodes the following:
- the RFU1 gene encoding Rfu1p (similar to Saccharomyces cerevisiae YLR073C; ancestral locus Anc_8.13), translating into MMKSSKQLQSEAKDYVYNPNTSLKIYLKVCVSILDKAQNCFQSNDLQTAYIYYYRYLDLLTNKLSNHSQLKCDSSSTGEKYTSNIERQEYFQLIKLEVPAVLKIVEDLTKKIDLDYNKLQLSLAKNIATPAVTLNSVGNTLSNHSTYISEEFDEKKFNENISHFNGTYNINMIQSTESPNQLVTDDRNYPELPTLSF